A window from Engraulis encrasicolus isolate BLACKSEA-1 chromosome 11, IST_EnEncr_1.0, whole genome shotgun sequence encodes these proteins:
- the LOC134458953 gene encoding P2X purinoceptor 7-like: protein MDAQDEYERGSCNSLEMFVSDDEDDGDYDGDGDGDRPMYYGHIQPYRFEPVPDKTTTANSVEVETPQATMGPAAASRMENKDWCQCGLCVAMPTERESICCREQELVNQKIPDGVTCITSHHSFSAVCLNEDVLNVAYMTYKQYVRLDYGNNWKRYTAYRQFVRWVYHYLGEKVRVPLPACAVAKIRQTFPLQQGQHVGFTYAD from the exons ATGGACGCCCAGGATGAGTATGAACGCGGCAGCTGTAACAGTCTCGAAATGTTTGTCAGTGACGATGAAGATGATGGCGattatgatggtgatggtgatggtgataggCCTATGTACTACGGCCATATCCAACCGTATAGATTTGAGCCTGTGCCTGATAAAACAACAACAGCTAACTCCGTTGAGGTGGAAACCCCACAGGCAACCATGGGTCCAGCTGCTGCATCACGAATGGAAAATAAAGATTG GTGTCAGTGTGGGCTGTGTGTAGCCATGcctacagagagggagagcatttGCTGTCGGGAGCAGGAGCTGGTGAATCAGAAAATACCAGATGGAGTCACCTGCATCACCAGCCATCACAGCTTCTCTGCGGTGTGCCTCAACGAAGATGTGTTGAATGTGGCCTACATGACCTATAAGCAGTATGTCCGTCTGGATTATGGGAACAATTGGAAGAGGTATACTGCTTATAGGCAGTTTGTTCGTTGGGTCTACCATTATCTGGGCGAAAAAGTCAGAGTTCCCTTACCTGCCTGTGCTGTTGCTAAGATAAGACAGACATTTCCCTTGCAACAAGGTCAACATGTTGGCTTCACTTATGCTGACTAA
- the LOC134458952 gene encoding uncharacterized protein LOC134458952 produces MGTQTCPGHYTADACNQTDRPNAVSSSANSDLDVDSETEAEEDPDDPDYVMSDMMSDDSMDEEDETTDHHHDHSPDNCSQGQDHRIYLVFWLAVLQLISIWGSCPSCASRRLICTRKESGTLLKLTIRCADCHHGGTWDSQPYYGRLAAGNILLSSGILFAGATATKVLRVLTHMGTAVMSIRTFFRHQKLFLHRAVMQLWRERQLWMLASLQAEDGGIVCGGDGRADSPGHSAKYGTYTMMELRKKAVIDIQVVQSNEVGSSYHMEQEGLTRSLDRILTFVPIDTLITDRHISINKYIRVHHPDIKHLFDIWHVAKGLKKKLQASAQLKGCQALTGWIGSITNHLYWCVVSSPPHDSELVLDKWKSMIYQSRTHTMVSLAASADVCMHNLMRKIGFNHVQELLWNWKG; encoded by the exons ATGG GTACTCAAACATGTCCTGGCCACTATACTGCCGATGCTTGTAATCAGACCGATAGGCCTAATGCAGTTTCCTCCAGTGCCA ATTCAGACCTAGATGTTGACAGTGAGACTGAGGCCGAGGAAGATCCAGATGATCCAGACTATGTGATGTCGGATATGATGTCGGATGACTCCATGGACGAAGAGGACGAAACAACAGACCACCACCATGACCACTCACCAGACAACTGCTCCCAGGGTCAGGACCATCGAATCTACTTGGTATTTTGGTTAGCTGTTCTACAACTCATCAGCATTTGGGGAAGTTGCCCTTCCTGTGCAAGCAGAAGGCTTATCTGCACCAGAAAGGAGTCGGGGACGCTGCTGAAGCTGACAATAAGATGTGCCGACTGCCATCATGGGGGCACTTGGGACAGTCAACCCTACTACGGCAGACTGGCTGCAGGGAACATTCTGCTCTCCTCAGGCATACTTTTTGCCGGAGCAACAGCAACCAAAGTGCTGAGAGTACTCACACACATGGGAACTGCTGTCATGAGTATCCGTACATTTTTTCGCCACCAAAAACTGTTTCTACACCGGGCAGTAATGCAACTGTGGAGGGAGAGGCAGTTGTGGATGCTGGCCAGCTTACAGGCAGAGGATGGTGGAATAGTGTGTGGTGGGGATGGCCGAGCTGACTCCCCAGGACATTCAGCCAAATACGGCACGTACACCATGATGGAGCTAAGGAAGAAGGCTGTGATTGACATACAGGTTGTACAG aGTAATGAGGTTGGTAGTAGCTACCATATGGAACAGGAAGGCTTGACTAGATCTTTGGATCGAATCCTAACGTTTGTTCCCATCGACACCCTCATCACCGACCGACACAtctcaataaataaatacatcagaGTTCATCACCCTGACATCAAACATCTCTTTGACATTTGGCATGTAGCTAAAG GTCTAAAGAAAAAGCTTCAGGCATCTGCACAGCTGAAGGGGTGCCAGGCCTTGACCGGGTGGATTGGCAGCATCACCAACCATCTATACTGGTGTGTTGTGTCATCCCCTCCACACGACAGTGAGCTGGTGCTGGACAAGTGGAAGTCCATGATTTACCAATCCAGAACACACACCATGGTTTCCCTGGCCGCTTCAGCAGATGTCTGCATGCACAACTTGATGAGAAAGATTGGCTTCAACCAT GTACAAGAGCTGCTGTGGAACTGGAAAGGATAG